The following proteins are encoded in a genomic region of Arcobacter cloacae:
- a CDS encoding non-canonical purine NTP pyrophosphatase: protein MKIVLASANKGKIVEFEKLMPNDEVIAFSQILGSVDIDEDQDSFKGNAIKKAKTIYDLLISKDYETYKNVVVISDDSGISVPILNNEPGIYSARYAGINASDKQNNSKLIENLNKLNIEKTPAFYTACIAIVYQNEVYSVHGWMHGNVINKELGEGGFGYDPMFIPNGFDKTLGELGYEAKKEFSHRTKALNLAKKVLDVIL, encoded by the coding sequence GTGAAAATTGTATTAGCTTCAGCAAATAAAGGAAAAATAGTAGAGTTTGAAAAACTTATGCCAAATGATGAGGTTATAGCTTTTAGCCAGATTTTAGGGAGTGTTGACATAGATGAAGACCAAGATAGCTTCAAAGGAAATGCAATAAAAAAAGCTAAAACTATTTATGATTTATTAATAAGTAAAGATTATGAAACTTACAAAAATGTTGTTGTAATATCTGATGATTCAGGTATTAGTGTTCCAATATTAAATAATGAACCTGGAATTTATAGTGCAAGATATGCAGGTATTAATGCAAGTGATAAACAGAACAATAGTAAATTAATAGAGAATTTAAATAAATTAAATATTGAAAAAACACCAGCTTTTTACACAGCTTGTATAGCAATTGTTTATCAAAATGAAGTTTATAGTGTTCATGGTTGGATGCATGGAAATGTTATAAATAAAGAATTAGGTGAGGGTGGATTTGGATATGACCCTATGTTTATTCCAAATGGTTTTGATAAAACTTTGGGAGAGTTAGGATATGAAGCAAAAAAAGAGTTTTCACATAGAACTAAAGCTTTGAATTTGGCTAAAAAAGTTTTAGATGTTATTCTTTGA
- a CDS encoding pyrroline-5-carboxylate reductase gives MKLTLIGNGIMAQSLARGLVKNHEVEIIGRDLDKLRNIQEKMPQIKIKVLDDHEDITGKNVIFCVKPYALQSVSARLTGNANVLLSILAGTKLETLRKQIKSKYYIRTMPNIAASVQNSMTTITGDNEAKTLAMEIFNSIGQAIWVNTENQLDIATAVAGSGPAFLALVAEALADGAVKAGLERHLSTQLVQGLFSGTASLLKHSHPAIIKDSVMSPGGTTAAGYGKLEEHGVRNAMIKAVEEAYNKALELGKK, from the coding sequence ATGAAACTAACATTAATAGGCAATGGAATTATGGCTCAATCTTTAGCGAGAGGACTTGTAAAAAATCATGAAGTAGAGATTATTGGAAGAGATTTAGATAAATTGAGAAATATCCAAGAAAAAATGCCACAAATAAAAATAAAAGTATTAGATGACCATGAAGATATTACAGGTAAAAATGTTATCTTTTGTGTAAAACCTTATGCACTACAAAGCGTTTCAGCAAGACTTACAGGAAATGCAAATGTTTTATTATCAATATTAGCAGGAACAAAACTTGAAACTCTAAGAAAACAGATAAAATCAAAATATTATATAAGAACTATGCCAAATATTGCAGCTTCAGTTCAAAACTCAATGACTACAATCACAGGAGATAATGAGGCAAAAACTCTAGCTATGGAGATTTTTAATAGCATAGGTCAAGCCATTTGGGTTAATACTGAAAATCAACTAGATATAGCAACAGCAGTTGCTGGAAGTGGACCTGCTTTTTTAGCTTTAGTTGCTGAAGCTTTAGCAGATGGTGCTGTAAAAGCTGGACTTGAAAGACATTTGAGCACTCAATTAGTTCAAGGTTTATTTTCAGGAACAGCATCACTTTTAAAACATTCACATCCTGCAATTATCAAAGATTCTGTTATGAGTCCTGGAGGAACAACAGCTGCTGGATATGGAAAACTTGAAGAGCATGGAGTTAGAAATGCTATGATTAAAGCGGTTGAAGAAGCTTACAATAAAGCACTAGAGCTTGGAAAAAAATAG
- a CDS encoding outer membrane protein assembly factor BamD produces MIKSLKLKNLLLIACAAFVFTACSSKEEQEYNKPALYWYNKMMKQISSGDLDQADDTYTSLESEHRNSPFIPSAMLILVNAHIDEEQYALANFYLDEYIKRFGLSKDIDYARYLKIKANFLGFRYQFRDQQLVEDTIAQIQDFKTKYKNSPYMPLVDTINSRLYMAKASMDKEIAELYIRRDKEKAATFYEQKVQNSWVNPAEIEPVKVPFYRSIFE; encoded by the coding sequence ATGATAAAAAGTTTGAAGTTAAAAAATCTATTATTAATAGCTTGTGCAGCCTTTGTATTTACGGCTTGTTCTTCAAAAGAGGAGCAAGAATATAATAAACCAGCTCTTTATTGGTATAACAAAATGATGAAGCAAATATCTTCAGGTGATTTAGACCAAGCAGATGATACTTACACATCTTTAGAGAGTGAACATAGAAATTCACCATTTATTCCAAGTGCAATGTTAATACTTGTAAATGCTCATATTGATGAAGAACAATATGCTTTAGCAAACTTCTATTTAGATGAGTACATTAAAAGATTTGGATTAAGTAAAGATATTGATTACGCTAGATACTTAAAAATTAAAGCAAACTTTTTAGGATTTAGATATCAATTCAGAGATCAACAATTAGTAGAAGATACAATTGCACAAATTCAAGATTTTAAAACTAAATATAAAAATTCACCTTATATGCCTTTAGTTGATACAATAAATTCAAGATTATATATGGCTAAGGCTTCTATGGACAAAGAGATTGCTGAACTTTATATTAGAAGAGACAAAGAAAAAGCAGCAACTTTTTATGAACAAAAAGTTCAAAATTCTTGGGTAAATCCAGCAGAAATTGAACCTGTGAAAGTACCATTTTATAGATCAATATTTGAATAA
- the lon gene encoding endopeptidase La has product MELENYDEFPQTIPLIIEDDIFLYPFMIAPLFLGNEQNIKAVEYAIEHNKLVVVTVSKHGKEGKRETDSFYDVGVVGNIMRKVSLPDGKIKVLFQGLTKGKITNFNPEEPLFAGIDVLKSEEPNEQSIKSVIEVLIDNVKKLSRLNSKFPADLVKTIEENDDATRIADLISSVLKVKKDEAYKLFSQTNIEQRLLDIIEVIKKEIESFKIQKEITQKVNSKIEKTHKDYFLKEQIKAIQKELGTDNQKDQEIKSYKKRLKAKKEFMPKEAYKETKKQIEKLGRMNPDSPDSSLLQTYVEQVLDIPFGEYANEKISVKSVEEQLNKDHYSLVKAKERISEYFAVKQLLEQRNIEDLKSKGTVLCFVGPPGVGKTSLANSISKALQRPLIRVALGGMEDVNELRGHRRTYVGAMPGRLIKGLIDAKKMNPVMVLDEIDKLGANHRGDPTAVMLEILDPEQNHEFRDLYLNFPVDLSQVIFVSTANDARRIPAPLRDRMEFIEISSYTPNEKYHIAKDYLIPQELEKHGLKKTEVSLNKATIEMIIGKYTREAGVRNLRRVFSKLFRKVVKQILNDETIEKVTIGTKDLKTYLDNPIFEIDPADKKNSVGIANGLAWTAVGGDVLKIEAIKLKGKGTLAVTGNLGEVMKESSRISYSVVKVLIDEGSLKIDEAIIPKTVKEEEEKQKIEASEVYKRYDIHLHIPEGATPKDGPSAGITMALAMASVLSNKPIKADVAMTGELTLSGKVLPIGGLKEKLIAAYKAKMKKALIPRKNFDRDLDEIPEEVKASMEIKAVDTIEDVLKEALVNQ; this is encoded by the coding sequence ATGGAATTAGAAAATTATGATGAATTTCCACAAACTATACCATTAATTATTGAAGATGATATATTTTTATACCCTTTTATGATTGCTCCTTTATTTTTAGGTAATGAGCAAAATATTAAAGCAGTTGAATATGCAATTGAACATAACAAACTTGTAGTTGTTACAGTTTCAAAGCATGGAAAAGAAGGGAAAAGAGAAACAGATTCTTTTTATGATGTTGGAGTTGTTGGAAATATAATGAGAAAAGTATCTTTACCTGATGGAAAGATAAAAGTTCTTTTTCAAGGATTAACAAAAGGTAAAATTACAAACTTTAATCCAGAAGAACCTTTATTTGCAGGAATTGATGTTTTAAAAAGCGAAGAACCAAATGAGCAAAGTATAAAATCAGTAATTGAAGTTTTAATTGACAATGTAAAAAAATTATCAAGATTAAATTCAAAATTTCCAGCTGATTTAGTAAAAACTATTGAAGAAAATGATGATGCTACAAGAATTGCTGATTTAATCTCTTCAGTTTTAAAAGTAAAAAAAGATGAAGCTTATAAACTTTTTTCTCAAACAAATATAGAACAAAGATTACTTGATATTATTGAAGTTATCAAAAAAGAGATAGAGTCATTTAAAATTCAAAAAGAGATTACACAAAAAGTAAACTCAAAAATAGAAAAAACTCATAAAGATTATTTTTTAAAAGAACAAATCAAAGCTATTCAAAAAGAGCTTGGAACTGATAATCAAAAAGATCAAGAAATAAAATCGTATAAAAAGAGATTAAAAGCTAAAAAAGAGTTTATGCCAAAAGAGGCTTATAAAGAGACAAAAAAACAAATAGAAAAATTAGGTAGAATGAATCCTGATTCTCCTGATTCTTCACTTTTACAAACTTATGTTGAACAAGTTTTAGATATTCCTTTTGGAGAATATGCAAATGAAAAAATCTCTGTAAAAAGTGTAGAAGAACAGTTAAATAAAGACCATTATTCTTTAGTAAAAGCAAAAGAGAGAATTTCTGAATATTTTGCAGTTAAGCAACTACTTGAACAAAGAAATATTGAAGATTTAAAATCTAAAGGTACTGTTTTATGTTTTGTAGGACCTCCAGGTGTTGGTAAAACTTCACTTGCAAACTCTATATCAAAAGCACTACAAAGACCACTTATTAGAGTAGCTCTTGGTGGAATGGAAGATGTAAATGAGCTTCGAGGACATAGAAGAACTTACGTTGGAGCAATGCCAGGAAGATTAATCAAAGGATTAATTGATGCCAAAAAGATGAATCCAGTTATGGTTTTAGATGAAATTGATAAATTAGGAGCAAATCACAGAGGTGATCCAACTGCTGTTATGCTTGAGATTTTAGACCCAGAACAAAACCATGAATTTAGAGATTTGTATTTAAATTTTCCAGTTGATTTATCGCAAGTGATTTTTGTTTCAACTGCAAATGATGCTAGAAGAATTCCAGCACCTTTAAGAGATAGAATGGAATTTATAGAGATTTCATCTTATACTCCAAATGAAAAATATCATATTGCAAAAGATTATTTAATTCCTCAAGAGTTAGAAAAACATGGACTTAAAAAAACTGAAGTTAGTCTAAATAAAGCAACAATTGAGATGATAATAGGAAAATATACAAGAGAAGCAGGGGTTAGAAACCTAAGAAGAGTTTTCTCTAAACTATTTAGAAAAGTTGTAAAACAAATTTTAAATGATGAAACAATTGAAAAAGTAACAATTGGTACAAAAGATTTAAAAACATATTTAGATAATCCAATCTTTGAAATTGATCCAGCTGATAAGAAAAATTCTGTTGGAATTGCAAATGGATTAGCTTGGACAGCAGTTGGTGGAGATGTTTTAAAAATTGAAGCAATTAAACTAAAAGGAAAAGGAACTTTAGCAGTTACTGGAAATTTAGGTGAAGTTATGAAAGAGTCTTCAAGAATCTCTTACTCTGTTGTAAAAGTTCTAATTGATGAAGGTTCTTTAAAAATTGATGAAGCTATTATTCCAAAAACTGTAAAAGAGGAAGAAGAAAAACAAAAAATAGAAGCAAGTGAAGTTTATAAAAGATATGACATACACTTACATATCCCAGAGGGTGCAACTCCAAAAGATGGACCAAGTGCTGGAATTACAATGGCATTAGCAATGGCTTCTGTTTTAAGTAATAAACCAATCAAAGCAGATGTTGCAATGACTGGTGAACTTACACTTTCTGGAAAAGTTTTACCTATTGGTGGATTAAAAGAGAAGTTAATTGCTGCATATAAAGCAAAAATGAAAAAAGCTTTAATTCCTAGAAAAAATTTCGATAGAGATTTAGATGAAATACCAGAAGAAGTAAAAGCTTCAATGGAAATAAAAGCTGTTGATACAATAGAAGATGTTTTAAAAGAGGCATTGGTTAATCAATGA
- a CDS encoding rhomboid family intramembrane serine protease has product MLKRFSKKDFTATNILIIITVLMYIIQINISQGGLFLGLNLYFLVYDFWWQPLSTMFAHGGIAHLGMNMFVLWQFGNLIERFRGAKELVALYFITGIATSLLSFLYIFYLDPQVNLVGASGAICALLGYVAYFDKTQRNGIITWVLLISVVPLIIGLPIAWYAHFIGLAVGFLYGIIRR; this is encoded by the coding sequence ATGTTAAAAAGATTCAGTAAAAAAGATTTTACAGCTACAAATATATTGATAATTATTACAGTTTTAATGTATATAATTCAAATAAATATCTCTCAAGGTGGTCTATTTTTAGGCTTAAATCTCTATTTTTTAGTTTATGACTTTTGGTGGCAACCACTAAGCACAATGTTTGCCCATGGAGGAATAGCTCACCTTGGTATGAATATGTTTGTTTTATGGCAATTTGGAAATCTAATAGAGAGATTTAGAGGTGCAAAAGAGTTAGTGGCTCTTTATTTTATAACAGGAATTGCTACTTCTTTACTCTCTTTTTTATACATATTTTATTTAGACCCACAAGTAAATCTTGTAGGAGCTTCGGGTGCTATTTGTGCTTTACTTGGATATGTGGCATATTTTGATAAAACACAAAGAAATGGGATAATAACTTGGGTTTTATTAATCTCTGTGGTACCGTTGATTATTGGACTTCCAATAGCTTGGTATGCTCATTTTATTGGTTTGGCTGTTGGATTTTTATATGGGATTATTAGAAGATAA
- a CDS encoding IS630 family transposase, which yields MEKIDARKLSPRELSEKRKIAMKLREKGISNKEVAQIVGISAQTISTYYTQYKKDGTKIFKVKNAGRPKNVGKTLSDQQESEIIKMLIDTNPQQLKFKFALWTREAVQTLIKYEFDIDMPISTVGYYLSKWQFTSKKPIKRAYERKDVNTQKWLNEEYPKIKKEAKKDNADIWWADETACQSMPNNLTGYAPIGTHNKPILEHTAKKFKINMISAITNTGKSMFSLYDESINIDRFIDFCQKIIDSNNGKKVYLIVDNLRVHHAKLVKAWEEEHKDKIKLFYLPAYSPDYNPDEYLNQDYKQSANRNDVPKDKEHLKRNTEKYMLSLQNNPHKVANFFKHPKVKYAA from the coding sequence ATGGAAAAAATAGATGCAAGAAAATTATCACCAAGAGAGTTGTCTGAAAAAAGAAAGATAGCTATGAAACTAAGAGAGAAAGGTATATCAAATAAAGAAGTTGCCCAAATAGTTGGTATATCTGCTCAAACAATTTCAACATACTATACACAATATAAAAAAGATGGTACAAAAATTTTTAAAGTTAAAAATGCAGGACGACCAAAAAATGTAGGTAAAACATTATCAGATCAACAAGAATCAGAAATCATCAAAATGCTAATAGATACAAATCCACAACAGTTAAAATTCAAATTTGCACTTTGGACAAGAGAGGCTGTACAAACATTAATAAAATATGAATTTGATATTGATATGCCAATCTCAACAGTAGGATATTATCTTTCAAAATGGCAATTTACAAGTAAAAAACCAATCAAAAGGGCTTATGAGAGAAAAGATGTAAATACTCAAAAATGGTTAAATGAAGAGTATCCAAAAATTAAAAAAGAAGCTAAAAAAGATAATGCTGATATTTGGTGGGCTGATGAAACAGCTTGTCAATCAATGCCAAATAATCTAACAGGATATGCACCAATAGGAACTCATAATAAACCAATTCTTGAGCATACTGCTAAAAAGTTTAAAATAAATATGATTAGTGCTATTACAAATACTGGTAAATCAATGTTTAGCTTGTATGATGAATCTATCAATATTGATAGATTCATAGATTTTTGTCAAAAAATTATTGATTCTAATAATGGTAAAAAAGTATATTTAATAGTTGATAACCTAAGAGTACATCATGCAAAACTAGTAAAAGCATGGGAAGAAGAACATAAAGATAAAATTAAATTATTTTATCTGCCTGCTTATTCACCAGACTATAATCCTGATGAATATTTGAATCAAGATTATAAACAAAGTGCAAATAGAAATGATGTTCCAAAAGATAAAGAACATTTAAAAAGAAATACAGAAAAGTATATGTTATCTTTACAAAATAATCCACACAAAGTAGCTAATTTTTTTAAACATCCGAAAGTTAAGTATGCAGCTTAA
- a CDS encoding CPXCG motif-containing cysteine-rich protein encodes MQKIHIQCPYCLQAISILLDCGVFEHTTVIEDCEVCCRPIEVSYIVENGEIKTYSYNSIEGNEF; translated from the coding sequence ATGCAAAAGATACATATTCAATGTCCTTACTGTTTACAAGCAATCTCTATTTTATTGGATTGTGGAGTGTTTGAACATACAACAGTTATTGAAGATTGTGAGGTTTGTTGTAGACCTATAGAAGTTTCATACATAGTTGAAAATGGTGAAATAAAAACATATTCATACAATAGCATAGAAGGAAATGAGTTTTAA
- a CDS encoding low molecular weight protein-tyrosine-phosphatase: protein MEVKSILFVCLGNICRSPIAQGVAQNYIKEKNLDLQIDSAGTGSWHIGEAPCENSIKVALSNGVDISKQKARQVKKEDFKKFDLIVGLDNSNIQNLKNLGCKNSLKLGDFGFDGKCVPDPYFFEGFEGFDKVYEMIDICVRNLIDESINNHIS from the coding sequence ATGGAAGTAAAATCGATTTTATTTGTGTGTTTAGGAAATATCTGTAGGTCGCCAATTGCTCAAGGGGTTGCACAAAATTATATAAAAGAGAAAAATTTAGATTTACAAATAGATAGTGCAGGAACAGGAAGTTGGCATATAGGTGAAGCTCCTTGCGAAAACTCTATAAAAGTAGCACTTTCAAATGGTGTTGATATTTCAAAACAAAAAGCAAGACAAGTAAAAAAAGAGGATTTCAAAAAATTTGATTTGATAGTTGGACTTGATAATAGCAATATACAAAATCTAAAAAATCTAGGATGTAAAAATTCATTAAAATTAGGAGATTTTGGTTTTGATGGAAAGTGTGTTCCTGATCCATACTTTTTTGAAGGTTTTGAAGGCTTTGATAAAGTTTATGAAATGATAGATATTTGTGTTAGAAATTTGATTGATGAGTCAATTAATAATCATATATCTTAA
- a CDS encoding tetratricopeptide repeat protein has translation MTAELKFEELQKKLKKVLDTNRFRFIFIFYPHINLRENIKNYICENFIHSNSLTLDLKNNTYQDIAPILYENDKSFIFIDDFFDVLYNADLYNGFNQRRDKIASKNINLICFVNSNFKEKFFHTSIEYIPDLFEFKNAIFEIEIPNNDENKLKLNEISSSSYSSLGGLTTESKKDELDRLILKLENTSSDDEKINLYDQISTIFKDIGKYEKALEYLEKTLKIEEDDLSLAVTYNNISIIYQNIKNFQKALEYQKKSIEIKEKFLDKNDSELASSYNNLATIYMDIYNYEKALEYSKIAINILENIQNSNYDLAMAYNNISILYRRINSFQKSLEYAKKAIQIQEEIWEDKHPDLATSYNNISVLYQDIGEIPKALEYVKKAIKIQEEMFGDKHPDLATSYSNISIIYINLKECINAKEYMQKAIDIWQQYEYHNKELSNSRKIIKDIEHNIKQEKKLPYNKKGRFCKDV, from the coding sequence TTGACTGCGGAGTTAAAATTTGAGGAACTACAAAAGAAATTAAAAAAAGTTTTAGATACGAATCGATTTAGATTTATTTTTATCTTTTATCCACACATAAACTTAAGAGAAAATATAAAAAATTACATTTGTGAAAACTTTATTCATTCAAATAGTCTAACTCTTGATTTGAAAAATAATACTTATCAAGATATTGCACCAATACTTTATGAAAATGATAAAAGTTTTATTTTTATAGATGATTTTTTTGATGTGTTATATAATGCTGATTTGTATAATGGCTTTAATCAACGAAGAGATAAAATAGCTTCTAAAAACATAAATCTTATTTGTTTTGTAAACTCAAATTTTAAAGAGAAATTTTTTCATACATCAATAGAATATATTCCAGATTTATTTGAGTTTAAAAATGCTATTTTTGAGATAGAAATACCAAATAATGATGAAAATAAATTAAAATTAAATGAAATTTCAAGTAGTTCATATAGTTCTTTAGGTGGATTAACTACTGAAAGTAAAAAAGATGAACTAGATAGGTTGATTTTAAAACTTGAAAATACTAGTTCTGATGATGAAAAAATAAACTTATATGATCAAATTTCAACGATTTTTAAAGATATTGGAAAATATGAAAAAGCATTAGAATACTTAGAAAAAACTCTAAAAATTGAGGAAGATGATTTATCTCTTGCTGTTACATATAATAATATTTCTATTATTTATCAAAATATAAAAAATTTCCAAAAAGCGTTAGAATATCAAAAGAAATCGATTGAAATAAAAGAAAAATTTTTAGATAAAAATGATTCAGAATTAGCTTCTAGTTATAATAATCTAGCAACAATATACATGGATATATATAATTATGAAAAAGCGTTAGAGTATTCAAAAATAGCTATAAATATATTAGAAAATATTCAAAATAGTAATTACGATTTGGCTATGGCTTATAATAATATTTCTATACTTTACAGAAGAATTAATAGTTTTCAAAAATCATTAGAATATGCAAAAAAAGCTATTCAAATACAAGAAGAAATATGGGAAGATAAACATCCTGATTTAGCTACAAGTTATAATAATATTTCTGTGCTGTATCAAGATATTGGTGAAATTCCAAAAGCATTAGAATATGTAAAAAAAGCTATTAAAATACAAGAAGAAATGTTTGGGGACAAACATCCTGATTTAGCAACAAGTTATAGTAATATTTCAATAATTTATATTAATTTAAAAGAATGCATAAATGCCAAAGAGTATATGCAAAAAGCAATAGATATTTGGCAACAATATGAGTACCATAATAAAGAGTTATCTAATTCAAGAAAAATTATAAAAGATATTGAGCATAATATAAAACAAGAAAAGAAACTTCCGTACAACAAAAAAGGAAGATTCTGTAAAGATGTTTAA
- a CDS encoding protein adenylyltransferase SelO has product MKLNELKLEVDYFEFDENLYQKVKPTPLKNPKLVSFNPLACDLINLEYKECETQDFLEFMNGTKVLNGSIPYSMVYAGHQFGYFVPQLGDGRAINLGSVNGWHLQTKGSGLTRYSRRGDGRAVLRSSIREYLISEHMHALNIPTTRALAIIDSQTFAHRDWEEESCAIVLRMSPSWIRIGTFEFFARTKNAKENLSLLANYVINQSYPHLKDEKNKYEKMFYSLVDKSAELLALWQVYGFQHGVMNTDNFSVAALSIDYGPFAFMDYFEKNSICNHTDEEGRYSYNNQPYIARWNLFVLANALAGICDENRLKEYMRTFLPQHEKVYLELMNKRLGLDASKSGNGNLHLILELLGSLESSKMDYNVFFYRLTNLKSFDDLSSILDIAVFQEPLKKWFESYEKVCNEQNTTFEGRFELMKKVNPKYILKNYIIQEAIEKAHEGDYTLVNDLLKIAQNPFDEHPKFERYAQPTPMKYANIKLSCSS; this is encoded by the coding sequence ATGAAATTAAATGAACTAAAACTAGAAGTTGATTACTTTGAATTTGATGAAAACTTATATCAAAAAGTAAAACCAACACCACTAAAAAATCCAAAACTTGTATCTTTTAATCCCCTTGCTTGTGATTTAATCAATTTAGAGTATAAAGAGTGTGAAACACAAGATTTCTTAGAGTTTATGAATGGAACAAAAGTATTAAATGGAAGTATTCCATATAGTATGGTTTATGCAGGTCATCAGTTTGGTTATTTTGTACCACAACTAGGAGATGGTAGAGCCATAAATCTTGGTAGTGTAAATGGTTGGCATTTACAAACAAAAGGTTCAGGACTTACACGTTATTCAAGAAGAGGAGATGGAAGAGCGGTTTTACGTTCATCAATTAGAGAGTATCTAATAAGTGAACATATGCATGCTTTAAATATTCCAACAACAAGAGCTTTAGCTATCATTGATTCACAAACTTTTGCCCATAGAGATTGGGAAGAAGAATCATGTGCTATTGTTCTTAGAATGTCTCCTTCTTGGATAAGAATAGGAACTTTTGAGTTTTTTGCAAGAACAAAAAATGCAAAAGAGAATCTTAGTTTATTAGCTAATTATGTGATAAATCAATCATATCCTCATCTAAAAGATGAAAAAAATAAATATGAAAAGATGTTCTATTCTTTGGTAGATAAAAGTGCTGAACTTTTGGCTTTATGGCAGGTTTATGGTTTTCAACATGGGGTTATGAATACAGATAATTTTTCTGTTGCAGCTCTTAGTATTGATTATGGTCCATTTGCTTTTATGGATTATTTTGAAAAAAATTCTATTTGCAATCATACAGATGAAGAGGGAAGATACTCATATAATAATCAACCATACATAGCAAGATGGAATCTGTTTGTTTTAGCAAATGCTCTAGCTGGAATTTGTGATGAAAACAGACTAAAAGAGTATATGAGAACTTTTTTACCACAACATGAAAAAGTCTATTTAGAGCTTATGAATAAAAGATTAGGTTTAGATGCTTCAAAAAGTGGAAATGGAAATCTTCATTTGATTTTGGAACTTTTAGGAAGTTTGGAAAGTTCAAAGATGGATTATAATGTTTTCTTTTATAGACTTACAAATCTAAAATCTTTTGATGATTTGAGTTCTATTTTGGATATTGCAGTTTTTCAAGAGCCACTTAAAAAATGGTTTGAGAGTTATGAAAAAGTATGTAACGAACAAAATACAACTTTTGAAGGAAGATTTGAACTCATGAAAAAAGTAAATCCAAAATATATTTTAAAAAACTATATCATTCAAGAAGCTATAGAAAAAGCCCATGAAGGTGACTATACTTTGGTAAATGACTTACTAAAAATCGCTCAAAATCCTTTTGATGAACATCCAAAATTTGAAAGATATGCCCAACCAACACCTATGAAATATGCAAATATAAAACTTAGTTGTTCTTCATAA
- a CDS encoding TetR/AcrR family transcriptional regulator, translated as MAPKVVDKEQKRREIAISCKDLIFEVGIKKLTVAQAAKTAQIGKGTIYEYFENKYDIVFEIINISIEEYHQEFLKVIKNVKSTKEKVYYFFKFVLDDSDENMKQFNAYKDYLSIVLSDDNQLMKKYNDTCHIFFKEQLENVINEGIKSNELIPQAKNFIDGLLVFEKGLVLQKMTQENFDVSDVCKRFIDNLFDLIEVRDDK; from the coding sequence ATGGCACCAAAAGTTGTAGATAAAGAGCAAAAAAGAAGAGAAATCGCTATTTCGTGTAAAGATTTGATTTTTGAAGTTGGAATAAAAAAATTAACAGTTGCACAAGCTGCAAAAACTGCACAAATAGGGAAAGGTACTATTTATGAATATTTTGAAAATAAATATGACATTGTTTTTGAAATAATAAATATTAGTATTGAAGAGTATCATCAAGAATTTTTAAAAGTAATTAAAAATGTAAAAAGTACAAAAGAGAAAGTTTACTATTTTTTCAAATTTGTTTTAGATGATAGTGATGAAAATATGAAACAATTTAATGCTTATAAAGATTATTTATCAATTGTTTTAAGTGATGATAATCAACTAATGAAAAAATACAACGATACTTGTCATATATTTTTTAAAGAACAGTTAGAAAATGTTATTAATGAGGGTATAAAAAGTAATGAGTTAATACCACAAGCTAAAAATTTTATAGATGGATTATTGGTTTTTGAAAAAGGTTTGGTTTTACAAAAAATGACACAAGAGAATTTCGATGTGTCAGATGTTTGTAAAAGATTTATAGATAACTTATTTGATTTAATAGAGGTAAGAGATGATAAATAA
- a CDS encoding DUF2798 domain-containing protein, with product MINKKYERVVFAFFMGMFMSFIMSFIITYINVGFVENFISIWIKAFFIAFACAFPIITIVAPIVHKIVHKLVIKI from the coding sequence ATGATAAATAAAAAGTATGAAAGAGTAGTTTTCGCATTTTTTATGGGAATGTTTATGAGTTTTATCATGAGTTTTATAATTACATATATAAATGTGGGCTTTGTAGAGAATTTTATATCAATATGGATAAAAGCATTTTTTATAGCTTTTGCTTGTGCATTTCCTATAATAACAATTGTAGCTCCGATTGTTCATAAAATTGTTCATAAATTAGTAATAAAAATATAA